The Plasmodium relictum strain SGS1 genome assembly, chromosome: 4 region ataaatatatatatatagagagATATACAATtagaatataattatttatttatttgaaaatgaaatataaacatatactcatttaaataatatttatatcaatcttttttttttttactttcgTAAAACTTGattctaattttattttgtcttCTTCTACTGAGAGTTGTTTAGATGTAatctttttaatatcatCAAAAGTACTTTTTAATGAATTCATTGTATTTCTTCTTAGGATACTACtgtcattttttttgtttctaaAGTTTACGTCACTTTTTCTTCTCTTACAAACTTTAAATGACACACCATCTTTCAATGTATTCTTAAAGgcttaaaaaagaaaaaagaaattaaataaaaattaaaaaatatacctTAATAGaaacaataaatattatttgtttcaaaagaaaaaaaaaaaaatataaggtttcttttatttaatgatttatttaaatatatatatatatatattttgaaatttaaaacattttaaaaatataataaatggaaaagagaaaaaaaaaatatatatatataccaTTAACATAGTATAAGAAAAAGATACAAAGTAATAAGACcttcattttttaagaaCACctttaaagtttttttttattatattaataaaatgagtgtatttctttttaaattataatttaatttaataattaatgattattttttttccaaaaaaaaaaaaaaatagtaaaataaaaaaaaataaaaatattaattttaacacAAAAGAAGAGAGTATATATAcacaaaagataaaataatataaaaaaaaagaaaaaaaaaaatgaaattaataattgtattatttcaaaataagtGTTGTAtaaaaagggaaaaaaaaaaaaaaacatgtacatatattacttttgaattttacaataaaatgttttctcattatttatgtttcgtataacttattaaaaaaacaagattaaaaataaagaaattgcAAGTTTATaacaaaagaaattttatagTATACAATgtgcatttaaaaaaaaaaaaagtttttttccttttttttattattgctCATTCTATTAGTAAATCctgaaaatttatttcaataatttttaaaaaaaaagttataggAATTTTTTgctaaaaaggaaaatttttgttaatgTGTATAGAGATTATATAGAATGTCTTTtcaaaagaataaataatatgaacataaaaattattttaagaaGTAGaagtaaaattattttatatttataattattaactATAAAATTGAAATGATGATACTActaataaaagtaatatgaaattatttataaaaatgtatctaaaaatttttttaaataagttaGAACATTTAACTTAATACTTAggctttattattttttttttttttaaatctattttaaatataatttttataacataTAGAAAGCCTTAatctctttttcttttatttttttttatttgaattattgaaataaattttaataaaatatctaGAATAttaactattattattttctattcttaaatatatgtgataatatttaatacttTATACAAAAATACAATTTATAGTGAAAAGTAGTAtttttagaataaaaaaatatatatacatatatatatattttataaaaatgtgtTCAACAAGTAAAAATAGTATGTTATTTCTGTGAAATtagtaataattattttctacttttttattttttatatctgtgtaatttttgtttttgtatttaattagttttttttataatttactaACAATTATTATCactgaaaatttttttagatCACCATTTTTGATATCAATAAAATCAAAAAcgaatttatatttttgtattattttgtttaattaatattttttttttttttttcttccctttatcttttaataaggcttatataaattaaatttttttttttttaaattaattttttaaattattgttGTTAGTGTATCTTAAAGTGctaagaaaaagaaaacattTCAAAgtgttaaaattaaattcacaaatattaaataaaaagataaattaaatatttaaaaaaaaaaaaaatgaagttttatgtaataaaagaaaagaagaaaacaaaataaaaaaaaaaaaaaaattagaaataaataaaatcctttaaaaatattttttaatgttttaaatTAAAGGCCTAATTTaagagttttttttttttttttgttacttttttttttcattcttttaaaaaaaaattttgaaattataaaaaatgaaaaatattaaaattttctaatataatgatttaaatttttttttttgatgtcttacatatacatacatatttatattttatttcaactaataaaggaaataaacataaaaaaagttatatatatatatacataaaataatatataattttatgtttataaatttttttttcttttttttcttttttttcttttttttcttttttttcttttttttcttttttttcttttttttcttttttttcgtttttttttttaactttttttatttttttatttaaaattttttttccttttttttatttatttttgtttttatttatttatatttaatatacttCCTTATATGTCTGACCTTTTTATTTCGAAATTaccaataaaaatatacctACAGTTAGgattgaaaatatatttattattacattgatcttatatatctttaaaataatgtattttataaaaaaaaatataaatctaattaataatatgattaaagaatttttttatatttttataaaatgaaataaaagagaTAAATAGAgaatgaataaattaaattttaaactagaattaaaaaaaaaaaaaaaatagggaaaaggaaagaaagaaaagaataaatataaagaagaaataattaGGATTAAATAacagaaatataaaaaaggatGATTTTGAAAatgattttatatatataactagtaattaaattataattaaaaataagataaaagaaaggatatttaaaaattgataaaataaaaagtataaaaataaaagataattgAGAATATTatacaaattaaaaataatagtctaaataacaaaaaaaaaaaaaaaaaaaattaataaataaataaataaataaataaataaataaataaataaataaataaataaataaataaataaaataattaaaaaaatataataaatgacACATTTAggataatattaaaatagtaGTAAATATGAAAGAACAACCATTATTtctatatacatatatagtTAATTGAATGGTCTTTCaatgatattaaaaataccTCAAATAGTATATTGCagatatatactttttatccattttatatatatgttgcAAAATTTCTTATATAGTTTTTAGTtttccaatttttttaatttatttatctacctttttttttaattatttattttcctttttctattttttttttttttttttttgttataatgtaaagaaaatgaatatttgataaataaaaaaaaatttataatttcatttttaattgtattatatattatttgttttatacttatactattttttttttctttcttttgttttttgaAATGCTTATTAAGAAAGAAAAGGCAAAAGAAGGAAAAGAGGCAagttttttctcttttaatgagaaaaagaaaagaaatgttaaaaaatcTTCTGCTTCTTCAATTAATTCATGTGATTCAACAAAAAGTAATTATTCATCTTGTTATTTAAATGCGGAATGTTTTCTGAAAAATATTActatatgtaaaaaatgtATCTTTTCGTATTTTGATTTTGAAAATGTAACAAAAGTAATTTATATGAGACATGGGGCAAGAAcacctaaaaaaaaaattcgaaACATTTGGCCATTTATTGAAGGGAAAGGTGATTTAACCTTTTTAGGATTTCAACAATCAATAAAAATAGgaaaatatttaagaaaatattattatagtttaagaaaattaaacagaaaatataataataaatataacaaaaataaaaatttgattactagtttaaataaatggatata contains the following coding sequences:
- the ACP gene encoding acyl carrier protein, putative, whose protein sequence is MKVLLLCIFFLYYVNAFKNTLKDGVSFKVCKRRKSDVNFRNKKNDSSILRRNTMNSLKSTFDDIKKITSKQLSVEEDKIKLESSFTKDLGADSLDLVELIMALEEKFNITISDADALKINTVQDAIDFIEKNKK